The following proteins are co-located in the Acidobacteriota bacterium genome:
- a CDS encoding polymer-forming cytoskeletal protein, with product MWKKTEDEASATPAAATPAPSRPAPAKPSSGGPAAVIGSSIRIQGELSGGEDLRIEGQVEGKVDLPNNDVVVGEQGRVKADIVGRTIRVEGRVEGNLTSGEQIFVSRSGNVRGNITAPRVSLEDGAQFKGSIDMEPGTSKAPPAKPSPSTKEQQKPAGSGSPKAASAGGGGQRR from the coding sequence ATGTGGAAAAAGACCGAGGATGAAGCATCCGCCACACCCGCCGCGGCGACCCCTGCTCCGAGCCGTCCGGCCCCAGCCAAACCCAGTAGCGGCGGTCCCGCCGCCGTCATCGGCTCGTCGATTCGCATTCAAGGCGAGCTATCCGGCGGCGAAGACTTGCGCATCGAGGGTCAGGTCGAAGGCAAGGTGGACCTGCCCAACAATGACGTCGTGGTCGGCGAGCAGGGGCGGGTCAAGGCCGACATCGTGGGCCGCACGATCCGCGTCGAGGGCCGCGTCGAGGGCAACTTGACGTCGGGAGAGCAGATCTTCGTCAGTCGCTCGGGCAACGTGCGCGGCAACATCACCGCGCCCCGAGTCAGTCTCGAAGACGGCGCCCAGTTCAAGGGCTCGATCGACATGGAGCCGGGCACCTCCAAGGCGCCTCCGGCGAAGCCGAGCCCGAGCACCAAAGAGCAGCAGAAGCCCGCTGGCTCCGGCAGCCCGAAGGCGGCCTCGGCCGGTGGGGGAGGCCAGCGCCGCTGA
- a CDS encoding NUDIX hydrolase encodes MKKAEAGAELRGRRWIYRGSVIDLSVESLRLPNGADLDLELIHHQGAAAVVPMIGDEVVMVRQYRHAAGGWLYEIPGGKLDGDTPEDCARREVEEEVGYRAGELVSLGWIWTTPGFTDEKIWLYLARDLEPTRQALEEYEVLEVVRLPMAEAVRRAASGEIPDAKTVCGLLRASSVL; translated from the coding sequence ATGAAGAAGGCTGAGGCCGGCGCCGAGCTGCGCGGCCGGCGCTGGATCTACCGCGGCTCGGTGATCGACCTGTCGGTCGAGTCGCTGCGCCTGCCCAATGGTGCCGATCTCGATCTCGAGCTGATCCATCACCAGGGCGCCGCCGCGGTGGTGCCGATGATCGGCGATGAAGTGGTGATGGTGCGGCAGTATCGCCACGCCGCCGGCGGCTGGCTGTACGAAATTCCAGGCGGCAAGCTCGATGGCGACACGCCCGAGGATTGCGCCCGCCGGGAGGTCGAGGAAGAGGTCGGCTATCGCGCTGGCGAGCTGGTCTCGCTGGGATGGATCTGGACCACGCCGGGCTTCACCGACGAGAAGATCTGGCTTTACCTGGCCCGCGATCTCGAGCCGACCCGCCAGGCCCTCGAAGAGTACGAAGTGCTCGAAGTGGTGCGCTTGCCGATGGCCGAGGCCGTGCGCCGCGCCGCCAGCGGCGAGATTCCCGACGCCAAGACCGTCTGCGGCCTGCTGCGGGCGTCGTCCGTCCTCTAG
- a CDS encoding DUF4920 domain-containing protein: protein MPAKKILPIVLLLTLVLAPVAFAETYGAGVKETETTSIAKIVADPDAFDGKRVRIAGEVLQVCPMEGCWMELQEGEDGDKIRVKVQDGVIVFPASAVGKNAVAEGVVELLPMKREAYVRWLRHLADEQGKEFDEASVGEGPYRLIQVRGEGAEIADEEG from the coding sequence GTGCCTGCCAAGAAGATCCTGCCGATTGTCCTGCTGCTGACCCTCGTCCTGGCCCCGGTCGCCTTCGCGGAGACCTATGGCGCGGGAGTGAAGGAAACCGAGACCACCTCCATCGCCAAGATCGTGGCCGACCCCGACGCCTTCGACGGCAAGCGCGTCCGGATTGCCGGCGAAGTGCTCCAGGTGTGCCCGATGGAAGGTTGCTGGATGGAGCTCCAGGAAGGCGAGGATGGCGACAAGATCCGCGTCAAGGTGCAAGACGGCGTGATCGTCTTTCCGGCCTCGGCGGTAGGCAAGAATGCCGTCGCCGAAGGGGTCGTCGAGCTGCTGCCGATGAAGCGCGAGGCCTATGTTCGCTGGCTCCGTCATCTGGCCGACGAGCAGGGCAAAGAGTTCGACGAGGCGAGCGTCGGCGAGGGCCCCTACCGCCTGATTCAGGTGCGCGGCGAGGGGGCCGAGATCGCCGATGAAGAAGGCTGA